In Montipora capricornis isolate CH-2021 chromosome 4, ASM3666992v2, whole genome shotgun sequence, a single genomic region encodes these proteins:
- the LOC138045262 gene encoding uncharacterized protein, which produces MLHASIVPTLRLRSWKLITRHIFLLVLLIMVEGHNVKRNMYQTSANPIPHPDSESLKKSKMFTELREKLIFYDLNGPTKDTTPQRATQETGVKKSSTERPARNRRCKDSVNYFSESMLKPIGLKTHHLIARAKTGKTKTQNLERRMSLKVEIPTKKRKAEMVKHVRKRSSSNNSMALDKSNSKQMAAKVIGGTRPHIESSNNSGKYSLALDTGVYPRGQTSRDFIPHPPPESTTRDSMAEKKRTVDLPDETSKVLQRKTLLYSDPLYRPTGVATNREEPIDPRRLISILGDPVPSKRRKIPRKLDIFQARLNRANDNDGALKYVLRKGRVKSAHHKRPHFKHPRKAKTLKFKNWDQDKRTRGKVHENWSALHKDAKEHRMLEHLLDDYTMSFGTRDEILEKESTINQIEALNLESSFPSQDYDLSNFEDDFSNVDVSEGELPSYDQLPDSLENAINVRRSRISGRTSAANEDDFRREGTIGTGLDSLASLMSGLRRKTKRSLFHYRHHYWRPHYKPIRSRKFPPYYEYLDKPEPIEPIPRITHFIHFPRFPKAERLPKFPLSLLSERFVPYPRFPKITEYFPPSLERTARFPEPPPIPQAISEREDTEPRKEEPALEAAPLPELVPAPEPPPIPEPPPIPELPPIKEIPPIPEPQEKTPPNLDPKKTFDTGESNGGVKKSS; this is translated from the exons ATGCTTCACGCATCCATCGTACCAACATTACGTCTGCGAAGTTGGAAGTTAATCACAAGACATATTTTTCTACTTGTTTTACTCATAATGGTCGAGG GTCATAATGTCAAAAGGAATATGTATCAAACGTCTGCAAATCCTATCCCTCATCCAGATTCAGAGAGCCTAAAAAAGTCAAAGATGTTCACAGAGCTGAGggaaaagctgatcttttaCGACTTAAATGGACCAACAAAAGATACAACACCGCAAAGAGCTACTCAGGAGACAGGCGTAAAAAAATCCAGCACAGAACGGCCTGCCAGAAACAGAAGGTGTAAAGACTCAGTCAATTATTTCAGTGAATCCATGTTAAAACCGATTGGTTTAAAGACACATCATTTGATTGCGAGAGCGAAAACTGGAAAAACGAAAACTCAGAATTTAGAGAGACGTATGTCTCTCAAGGTTGAAATACCCACGAAGAAGAGGAAAGCGGAGATGGTCAAACACGTGCGCAAGCGTTCTTCTTCCAACAACAGCATGGCACTGGACAAGAGTAATAGCAAACAAATGGCGGCAAAAGTGATCGGTGGAACCCGCCCTCATATCGAGTCGTCAAATAACAGTGGTAAATATTCTCTAGCGTTAGATACGGGCGTATATCCCAGGGGACAAACATCCCGTGATTTCATTCCCCACCCTCCACCAGAAAGCACCACCAGGGATTCCATGGCGGAAAAAAAGCGCACAGTTGACCTTCCAGATGAGACGTCTAAAGTCCTTCAGAGAAAAACATTGCTATATTCGGATCCTTTGTACCGACCCACCGGTGTCGCAACAAACAGGGAAGAGCCGATTGACCCAAGAAGGCTCATATCAATCTTAGGAGATCCAGTGCCTTCCAAAAGGAGGAAAATCCCAAGGAAACTGGACATATTTCAAGCGCGCCTTAACAGAGCGAATGACAATGACGGAGCCTTAAAGTACGTGCTAAGAAAAGGCCGAGTTAAAAGCGCTCATCATAAAAGACCACATTTTAAGCACCCTCGGAAAGCCAAGaccttaaaatttaaaaactggGATCAAGATAAACGGACAAGAGGCAAG GTCCACGAAAATTGGTCAGCCTTACACAAGGATGCCAAGGAACATCGTATGTTGGAGCACCTACTTGATGATTACACTATGTCGTTCGGGACGAGAGACGAGATATTGGAAAAAGAGTCCACGATCAATCAAATCGAGGCACTGAACTTGGAGAGCTCTTTTCCATCGCAAGATTACGACCTATCGAATTTTGAGGACGATTTCTCTAACGTTGACGTGTCTGAGGGAGAGCTACCTTCCTATGATCAACTGCCtgattcccttgaaaatgcaaTAAATGTTCGGCGATCGCGCATTTCTGGTCGAACATCTGCTGCTAATGAAGACGATTTTAGAAGAGAAGGAACAATTGGCACTGGTCTCGATTCTTTAGCTAGTCTAATGTCAGGGCtcagaaggaaaacaaaacgttcattatttcattatcgtcatcattattGGCGTCCACACTACAAACCGATAAGATCACGTAAATTTCCACCTTACTACGAATATTTGGACAAACCGGAGCCCATTGAGCCCATACCGAGAATAACACATTTCATTCACTTCCCCAGGTTCCCAAAAGCAGAACGACTGCCCAAATTTCCCTTGTCTTTGTTGTCCGAGCGGTTTGTTCCTTATCCTCGTTTCCCAAAGATCACCGAATATTTTCCTCCTTCATTAGAAAGAACAGCACGTTTTCCCGAGCCACCACCAATCCCACAGGCCATATCAGAACGAGAGGATACTGAGCCCCGAAAGGAAGAGCCCGCCCTTGAGGCGGCACCATTACCTGAGCTCGTTCCGGCACCGGAGCCCCCTCCAATACCCGAACCTCCGCCTATTCCAGAACTGCCCCCTATTAAAGAGATACCTCCCATCCCAGAGCCTCAGGAAAAGACTCCTCCAAATTTGGACCCAAAGAAGACATTTGATACTGGTGAAAGTAATGGCGGTGTAAAGAAGAGCTCGTGA